A single window of Acetohalobium arabaticum DSM 5501 DNA harbors:
- a CDS encoding FMN-binding protein has translation MKTNTNLEQEVQTKDILLGKAKMIIFMLILGLVAAALLAGLGSYTKPLVEKNKELRTMQKVLESINVDYSSDNLTKVFKEKVEVVNEGEYKFYKTKEGEVAFKFEGEGIWAPIVGFAALDSDMETLEGISIMSQGETPGLGGRITEDWFLNQFKGLKRNPKIVVLKASKTADNPNEVDGIAGATLSGKALQKILNKNIEVALQKLEVN, from the coding sequence ATGAAAACTAATACTAATTTAGAACAGGAAGTGCAAACTAAGGATATTCTGTTGGGTAAGGCTAAGATGATAATCTTTATGTTAATCTTGGGTTTGGTTGCAGCTGCTTTATTAGCAGGATTGGGTTCTTATACTAAACCTCTTGTGGAGAAGAATAAAGAATTAAGAACAATGCAGAAAGTTCTTGAATCTATTAATGTGGATTATTCAAGTGATAATTTAACAAAGGTCTTTAAAGAAAAGGTCGAGGTTGTAAATGAAGGCGAATATAAATTTTACAAGACCAAAGAAGGCGAAGTTGCTTTTAAATTTGAAGGTGAAGGGATTTGGGCTCCAATTGTTGGTTTTGCAGCCCTTGACTCTGATATGGAAACCCTAGAAGGGATTTCAATAATGTCCCAGGGAGAGACTCCTGGTCTTGGCGGTCGAATTACAGAAGATTGGTTTCTTAATCAGTTTAAAGGCTTAAAACGCAATCCAAAAATTGTAGTTTTGAAAGCAAGTAAAACAGCTGATAATCCTAATGAAGTAGATGGGATTGCTGGAGCAACGTTGTCTGGTAAGGCTTTACAGAAGATTTTAAATAAGAATATTGAAGTGGCTTTGCAGAAACTGGAGGTGAACTAA
- the pylB gene encoding methylornithine synthase PylB → MKENNLDLQVILDKAKSGRELKFEEIYKILTLKDKESLEQVFKAAREIRRNYFGNKIFLYGFVYFSTYCRNECTFCYYRKSNNKSPRYRKTPDEILQIAESLMNSGVHLIDLTMGEDPAIYTENNFGSLKEIASQIKDQTNLPVMVSPGVLPEDEVLELEDCGADWYACYQETHNRDLFTELRVNQSYDRRMETKMLAKNNGLLIEDGILLGVGEEIEDRVNSILTMKELGVHQGRVMSFVAQEGTPMADSNTPPRREELLVIAALRLVLQDRLIPASLDVDGIEGLEDRLNAGANVVTSLIPPSSGLAGVSNSTLDIDEGHRTVNGVQKVIEELDLKIAAPELYKEWVETKKMNLNHLDRDVIVCRG, encoded by the coding sequence ATGAAAGAAAATAATTTAGATTTACAGGTGATACTGGATAAAGCTAAAAGCGGTAGGGAACTTAAATTTGAAGAAATATATAAAATTCTAACTTTAAAAGATAAAGAGTCCCTAGAGCAGGTATTTAAAGCAGCTAGAGAGATTCGAAGAAATTATTTTGGAAATAAAATATTTTTATATGGGTTTGTCTACTTTTCTACTTATTGTAGAAATGAGTGTACCTTCTGTTATTATCGAAAGTCAAATAATAAGAGCCCTCGCTATAGAAAAACTCCGGATGAAATTCTTCAGATTGCAGAATCTTTGATGAATTCCGGAGTTCATTTAATTGATTTAACTATGGGAGAAGATCCAGCTATATATACTGAAAATAATTTTGGAAGTTTAAAAGAAATAGCCAGCCAAATTAAAGATCAAACCAATCTGCCAGTGATGGTATCTCCAGGAGTTTTACCGGAAGATGAGGTATTAGAGTTGGAAGATTGTGGAGCTGACTGGTATGCCTGTTATCAGGAAACTCATAATAGAGATCTGTTTACTGAATTAAGAGTAAACCAAAGTTATGATCGGAGAATGGAAACAAAGATGTTGGCGAAGAATAATGGATTATTAATTGAAGATGGAATTCTGCTAGGAGTAGGAGAGGAGATCGAAGACCGTGTTAATTCAATTTTGACGATGAAGGAGTTAGGGGTACATCAGGGCAGAGTAATGAGTTTTGTAGCTCAGGAAGGTACTCCTATGGCTGATTCTAATACTCCACCTCGAAGAGAAGAACTGTTGGTAATTGCTGCTTTAAGGTTAGTTTTACAGGATAGATTAATTCCTGCTTCTTTAGATGTAGATGGAATTGAGGGTTTAGAGGATAGATTGAATGCTGGAGCCAATGTTGTAACATCTTTAATTCCTCCTAGTTCTGGTTTAGCCGGTGTTTCTAATTCAACGCTGGATATTGATGAAGGCCATCGAACCGTAAATGGAGTACAGAAGGTGATTGAAGAGTTAGATTTGAAAATTGCTGCTCCAGAGTTGTATAAAGAATGGGTTGAGACTAAAAAGATGAATTTGAATCATTTAGACAGAGATGTGATTGTCTGCAGAGGATAG
- a CDS encoding 4Fe-4S dicluster domain-containing protein encodes MKVKNKSFSGGYTFNLEGKPQDRVVELETPSKVVVPLKQGFGREVEPNVEPGEEVKAGQIIGRDDESLSTPIQATVSGTVTEITDLPSNRRAVVIESDGTDDWQQLEDHSSNWNNLSAEEIEELLYTSGVTSLDNQGIPTRYKSSSISKDEVEHIIIEGTESNPYNLSLSALLEENKLSQFVDGLQILHKVFPQAKVHVTINENRQQLIKELSDSAGNYDWIQLYSSAPKYPQGKDEILVPTILGDDYKVRASVASYGVIVLKVQTILHIYDAVVEGKPLIERMVSLAGEGWQENIHLKVRIGTSIEAIMKNYSGSDNQRLIIGNLLTDKSIADYEIPVDRTFDNLNAIPEQEVGEPFAFARPGAQKYSYSNSFLSALLSEVSSKCDTNVHGEERACIFCGYCEDACPVDIIPHLVERYTAQSSVDEELIRYGIFDCIECNLCTFVCPSKRPVGKHIKQGKQFLLNKGYVVK; translated from the coding sequence ATGAAAGTTAAAAACAAGTCATTTTCTGGAGGTTATACGTTTAATCTTGAGGGTAAGCCTCAGGATAGAGTTGTTGAATTAGAAACTCCTTCGAAAGTTGTTGTTCCTTTAAAGCAGGGGTTTGGCAGAGAAGTAGAACCCAATGTTGAGCCGGGTGAAGAAGTGAAAGCTGGTCAGATTATTGGTAGAGATGATGAATCTTTGTCTACTCCTATACAGGCAACGGTTAGCGGAACTGTAACAGAGATTACGGATTTACCTTCAAATAGGAGAGCAGTTGTCATTGAGTCAGATGGGACAGATGATTGGCAGCAATTAGAAGATCATTCATCTAATTGGAATAATCTATCAGCTGAAGAAATTGAAGAATTACTTTATACTTCCGGAGTTACTTCCTTGGATAACCAGGGAATTCCGACTAGATATAAGAGTTCATCAATTTCTAAAGATGAAGTAGAGCATATAATTATTGAAGGTACTGAGTCTAATCCTTATAACTTATCATTATCAGCTCTTTTAGAAGAAAATAAGTTATCACAGTTTGTTGATGGATTACAGATACTCCACAAAGTCTTTCCACAGGCTAAAGTACATGTAACTATCAATGAAAATCGACAGCAATTAATTAAAGAATTAAGTGATTCTGCTGGAAATTATGATTGGATTCAGCTGTATAGTTCAGCTCCTAAGTATCCTCAAGGTAAGGACGAAATATTAGTTCCTACAATTTTAGGTGACGATTATAAAGTAAGAGCTTCTGTAGCAAGTTATGGTGTAATTGTCTTAAAAGTCCAGACTATTCTGCATATTTATGATGCTGTTGTAGAAGGAAAACCGTTGATAGAGCGGATGGTATCGCTGGCTGGAGAGGGCTGGCAGGAAAATATTCACCTTAAAGTTCGAATTGGTACTTCTATTGAAGCTATTATGAAAAATTACTCTGGTAGTGATAACCAGAGGCTTATTATTGGTAATTTATTAACAGATAAATCTATTGCAGATTACGAGATACCGGTTGACCGCACTTTTGATAATTTAAATGCGATCCCGGAACAGGAAGTAGGCGAGCCGTTTGCCTTTGCGCGTCCAGGAGCTCAAAAATATTCTTATTCAAATTCATTCTTATCTGCCTTACTTTCTGAGGTCTCTAGTAAATGTGATACTAATGTTCATGGAGAAGAAAGGGCTTGTATCTTCTGTGGTTACTGTGAAGATGCTTGTCCAGTTGATATAATTCCACATCTTGTTGAACGGTATACAGCTCAGAGCAGTGTCGATGAAGAGCTTATTAGATATGGTATTTTTGACTGTATAGAATGTAACTTGTGTACATTTGTTTGTCCATCTAAAAGACCTGTAGGTAAGCATATCAAGCAGGGAAAACAGTTCTTGCTCAATAAAGGATATGTAGTGAAGTAA
- the pylD gene encoding 3-methylornithyl-N6-L-lysine dehydrogenase PylD yields the protein MTRLFTDQISHIPETIDEYNQELKDKTGCGLVGLANHALGTEYETAFLAQKRAAVVPVTVGEGIIQGFSKSVAAILEYMGFEILVTNSSDVKGIKEAYQKKADILLMADDDEFIALNLEENKYVDNNWATARAYVNALELMVGGLKDRTVVVQGLGPIGREAVRALIEKEARIKVYDVDEQKMIKLTEEVESVEAVKNPEQELKHNKLILEATPVDNTIQEDYIDQKTYISAPGVPLGVCKTAISSIEDRLIHDPLQLGVSLMAAGVL from the coding sequence ATGACTAGATTATTTACTGATCAGATAAGCCATATTCCAGAGACAATAGACGAATATAACCAGGAATTGAAGGATAAGACCGGGTGTGGGCTAGTAGGCTTGGCCAATCATGCTTTAGGAACTGAGTATGAAACTGCTTTTTTGGCTCAAAAGAGAGCTGCTGTTGTCCCTGTTACCGTAGGTGAAGGGATTATTCAGGGATTCAGTAAATCAGTAGCAGCTATTTTAGAATATATGGGGTTTGAGATTTTGGTTACCAATAGTTCAGATGTAAAAGGAATTAAAGAAGCATATCAAAAGAAAGCAGATATTCTTTTGATGGCCGATGATGATGAATTTATAGCTTTGAATCTGGAAGAGAATAAATATGTTGATAATAACTGGGCTACAGCAAGGGCTTATGTGAATGCTTTGGAATTAATGGTAGGCGGATTGAAAGATAGAACAGTAGTTGTACAGGGATTAGGCCCAATAGGGAGAGAGGCTGTTAGAGCCTTAATAGAGAAGGAAGCCCGGATAAAGGTCTATGATGTTGATGAGCAGAAGATGATAAAATTAACAGAGGAGGTTGAATCTGTAGAGGCTGTAAAGAATCCGGAACAAGAATTAAAACATAATAAATTAATTCTAGAAGCAACTCCTGTTGATAATACTATACAAGAGGATTATATCGATCAAAAAACATATATTTCTGCTCCTGGAGTTCCCTTAGGTGTCTGCAAAACTGCTATAAGTAGTATTGAAGATAGATTAATTCATGATCCGTTACAGTTGGGAGTAAGCTTGATGGCGGCTGGGGTTTTATAG
- a CDS encoding Rnf-Nqr domain containing protein, translating to MNLLKKLYYKIKYTRVFALLYKGIWQENDLLIASLGICSALAVTNRVANGIAMGLAVTFVILASSVLTATIRDYIPKRVRIVTYVIFISTFVVIVDQFLKAFFPAISRALGAYVGLIITNCLIMGRAESFASNNPVDSSIVDAFAHGMGYTIVLIIVSAVREVLAFGTILQIPVVGEAWTNWVVMAMAPGGFFVLAALTWVVREIQIYEEEEESPNSRAELDASEKVLSV from the coding sequence TTGAATCTGCTCAAAAAGTTATATTATAAGATAAAATATACTAGAGTATTTGCTCTGTTGTATAAGGGAATTTGGCAAGAGAATGATCTTTTGATAGCTTCTTTAGGCATCTGTTCTGCCCTGGCTGTAACTAATCGAGTAGCAAATGGAATTGCTATGGGGCTTGCAGTTACTTTCGTTATACTAGCTTCTTCAGTATTAACTGCAACTATTAGAGATTATATTCCAAAACGGGTAAGAATAGTTACCTATGTAATCTTTATTTCTACTTTTGTAGTTATAGTAGACCAATTTCTTAAAGCATTCTTTCCAGCAATTAGTCGAGCATTAGGTGCCTATGTAGGTTTAATTATAACTAACTGTTTAATTATGGGTCGAGCTGAGTCATTTGCTTCTAATAATCCAGTTGATTCTTCCATTGTAGATGCTTTTGCTCATGGTATGGGTTATACTATTGTCTTAATTATAGTATCTGCAGTAAGAGAAGTTCTTGCCTTTGGAACTATATTACAGATACCAGTTGTTGGAGAAGCCTGGACTAACTGGGTAGTAATGGCCATGGCTCCTGGAGGCTTCTTTGTTTTAGCAGCATTGACCTGGGTTGTCCGGGAGATTCAGATTTATGAAGAGGAAGAGGAATCTCCAAATAGTCGAGCTGAGCTTGATGCTTCTGAGAAAGTGTTGTCAGTTTAA
- a CDS encoding RnfABCDGE type electron transport complex subunit D, with protein MNGLRSFFDNLKENESLQPVKPVIDAMAAIFCGPDEVTASAPHIMDNNDLKRYMSMVILALLPSTFASIYFYGWRAVSIILVSYIVGGLTEVLFAIIRGHEIEEGFLVTGLIFPLVLPPTIPLWMVAVGSFFGVLFGKEVFGGTGRNVFNPAIAGRVFISIAFPVAMTTKWAKPLVGGLGGFLKYSVPVDAMSAATPLAVFKTNGELAFSTFELLFGTTGGSMGETFRIGIIIGGLFLIAAKIVDWRIPTAYLGSVVILSAIGNQFLPGTVAPPLYQLLTGGLLFGAFFMATDPVTSPFTKGGTWIFGIFAGFLTLIFRSFSGYVEGVMFSILLANSVTPLIDSMVLKTKFKPKDDGVVYNEN; from the coding sequence ATGAACGGACTTCGTAGTTTTTTTGATAATTTAAAGGAAAATGAATCACTACAGCCTGTAAAGCCCGTTATTGATGCAATGGCTGCAATATTCTGTGGGCCAGATGAGGTTACAGCTTCTGCACCACATATTATGGATAATAATGATCTAAAAAGGTATATGTCAATGGTGATTTTAGCCTTGCTACCTAGTACTTTTGCATCAATTTACTTTTACGGATGGCGTGCTGTATCAATTATTTTGGTATCTTATATAGTTGGTGGTTTAACGGAAGTACTCTTTGCTATCATTAGAGGACATGAAATCGAAGAAGGATTTCTAGTAACAGGGCTTATCTTTCCTTTAGTTTTACCGCCGACGATTCCTTTATGGATGGTAGCAGTAGGGTCATTTTTTGGAGTTCTGTTTGGAAAAGAAGTTTTTGGCGGTACCGGACGGAATGTATTTAATCCAGCAATTGCAGGCCGTGTCTTTATTTCGATTGCCTTTCCAGTAGCTATGACTACTAAGTGGGCTAAACCTTTAGTTGGAGGTTTAGGAGGTTTTCTGAAGTATTCAGTTCCTGTTGATGCAATGTCGGCAGCAACTCCGCTGGCAGTCTTTAAGACTAATGGTGAATTAGCATTCTCCACTTTTGAGCTTTTATTTGGTACAACTGGTGGTTCTATGGGAGAAACATTCCGGATTGGAATAATTATCGGTGGTCTATTCTTGATTGCTGCTAAAATAGTAGACTGGAGAATTCCAACGGCCTATTTAGGCTCTGTAGTAATCTTATCGGCTATTGGAAATCAGTTCTTACCAGGTACAGTTGCTCCACCATTATATCAATTGCTGACAGGAGGTCTCTTATTTGGTGCCTTCTTTATGGCAACTGATCCTGTAACATCGCCTTTTACAAAAGGCGGAACCTGGATATTTGGTATTTTTGCTGGATTTCTGACACTGATCTTTAGAAGCTTTAGTGGCTATGTTGAAGGTGTAATGTTTAGTATCTTACTGGCAAATTCAGTAACACCTTTGATCGATAGTATGGTTTTGAAGACGAAATTCAAACCAAAAGATGATGGGGTCGTTTACAATGAAAACTAA
- a CDS encoding electron transport complex protein RnfA, producing the protein MPESLSIFIAAITSHNLALTYILGMCPMLGVSKNLDTAVGMGISVAFVVVVTSMVNWGIYNLILVPTGTEILNYVVFIVVIGASVQLLEMILEKFLPALYRAFGIFLPLITVNCVVLSISLFMTLRNYDFITTLVFALGSAIGWLIAIAIVAAIREKLKLTGDVPRGLQGPGIVMIILGIVALAFMGFGGMVSV; encoded by the coding sequence ATGCCTGAGTCTCTAAGTATTTTTATAGCAGCTATAACATCCCATAATCTAGCTTTGACTTACATTTTAGGGATGTGTCCGATGTTAGGGGTGTCAAAGAATCTTGATACGGCTGTTGGTATGGGAATATCAGTAGCTTTTGTAGTAGTGGTAACTTCTATGGTTAATTGGGGTATATATAATTTAATTTTAGTACCAACTGGAACTGAGATTTTAAATTATGTTGTCTTTATTGTGGTTATAGGAGCAAGTGTACAGCTTTTAGAGATGATTTTAGAGAAATTTCTTCCTGCTTTATATAGAGCATTTGGAATCTTTTTACCGCTTATTACGGTAAACTGTGTTGTACTTTCCATTTCACTCTTTATGACATTACGTAATTATGATTTTATAACTACACTTGTTTTTGCACTTGGTTCAGCAATCGGTTGGTTAATAGCAATTGCGATTGTTGCTGCCATAAGAGAGAAGCTTAAATTGACGGGAGATGTACCAAGAGGTCTGCAAGGACCAGGTATCGTTATGATAATACTTGGCATAGTAGCCCTTGCATTTATGGGCTTCGGAGGGATGGTGAGTGTCTAA
- the pylC gene encoding 3-methylornithine--L-lysine ligase PylC translates to MRRIAIIGGGLQGIEVTYLAQKAGYKVLLIDKRRDVPAFNLADETIICDIMKEKEKFKESLDGVDLILPTTENNAALQTLKSMDSKIDIPIVFDWAAYQITNSKEKSKKLFSEYDIPQADLWPKADFPLIIKPSSASGSQEVHRAENKQELDEVLTNLKAAESDLIIEEYLPGPSYSIEVIGYQDQILPLVTTYLDFDVDYDCRQVISTDNLEFIDTELRERLNELSSKIAKKIGLNGIMDLEVIRGENDIKVLEIDARFPSQTPITVFWATGLNMVELLVKLYLEEGIEPESKDSFSENKSVIYEHIKMQNEVLEVCGEHIISRSTDLRLERDFFGAVEAITNYGFRKQEWVATLIFTADSLVEAFKQRDRTLNKISEINSLSKTKVKR, encoded by the coding sequence GTGCGAAGAATTGCTATAATAGGTGGGGGATTACAGGGAATTGAAGTTACTTATCTGGCACAGAAGGCCGGATATAAAGTGCTGTTAATCGATAAAAGAAGGGATGTTCCGGCCTTTAATTTGGCAGATGAGACTATAATCTGTGATATAATGAAAGAAAAGGAGAAGTTTAAGGAGAGTTTAGATGGTGTAGATTTAATTCTGCCTACTACCGAGAATAATGCAGCTTTACAGACATTAAAGAGTATGGATTCTAAGATAGACATTCCTATTGTATTTGACTGGGCTGCCTATCAGATTACTAATTCTAAAGAGAAATCAAAGAAATTATTCAGTGAATATGATATTCCTCAGGCTGATTTATGGCCTAAAGCAGACTTTCCTTTGATCATTAAACCTAGCTCTGCTAGCGGTAGTCAAGAGGTGCATAGGGCAGAAAATAAGCAGGAATTGGATGAAGTATTAACTAATCTGAAAGCAGCAGAAAGTGATCTAATTATCGAAGAATATCTTCCAGGACCTTCCTATTCTATCGAGGTAATTGGCTATCAGGATCAGATATTGCCTTTGGTAACTACTTATTTAGATTTTGATGTTGATTATGACTGTAGACAGGTGATTTCCACTGATAATTTAGAATTCATTGATACAGAACTAAGGGAGAGATTAAATGAATTAAGCAGTAAGATTGCTAAAAAGATCGGGCTCAATGGGATTATGGATCTGGAAGTGATCAGAGGCGAGAATGATATAAAGGTATTAGAAATCGATGCCCGCTTTCCCAGCCAGACTCCGATTACAGTCTTCTGGGCTACTGGTTTAAATATGGTGGAACTGTTGGTTAAGCTCTATTTAGAGGAAGGAATAGAGCCTGAATCCAAAGATTCATTCTCGGAGAATAAATCAGTCATTTATGAACATATTAAGATGCAGAATGAAGTTTTAGAGGTCTGTGGAGAACATATTATTTCTCGAAGTACAGATTTAAGGCTGGAGAGGGACTTCTTTGGAGCTGTTGAAGCGATAACCAATTATGGTTTTAGAAAGCAAGAATGGGTAGCTACTTTAATTTTTACTGCCGATTCTTTGGTAGAAGCATTTAAACAGAGAGATCGAACTTTAAATAAAATTAGTGAAATAAATTCGTTATCTAAAACTAAAGTAAAGAGGTGA
- a CDS encoding selenium metabolism-associated LysR family transcriptional regulator: protein MNLRELKIFVTVCETKNMSAAAKKLYISQPAISQTISTLEDKLNLKLFDRLNRRLKLTHPGEILLNYSKRILNLVNETKNAMEDISNLNQGQLRIGSSMTIGTYLLPQIIEEFQQKYKDINLPFIIDNTSVIEQMVLDNKIDLGLVEGPISSDNIVVEKFFTDQLQLVCSTKHEWSHWKNLSPEKINEEDFIMREEGSGTRKVIENILANFNISCQITHVFNNIEAIKKAVAANIGVSILPEISTKEERKKGKITKVNISGIEFKRNFSIIYHKDKYRSEIFNKFIEHL, encoded by the coding sequence TTGAATTTAAGAGAGCTTAAAATATTTGTTACAGTCTGCGAAACTAAAAATATGTCAGCTGCAGCTAAAAAATTATACATAAGTCAGCCTGCTATCAGTCAAACTATCTCTACCTTAGAAGATAAATTAAATTTGAAGTTATTTGACCGGCTAAACAGAAGATTAAAATTAACTCACCCTGGTGAAATACTTCTTAATTATAGCAAGCGGATTCTAAACCTTGTAAATGAAACCAAAAATGCAATGGAGGATATATCCAATCTAAACCAAGGACAGCTGCGAATTGGAAGCAGTATGACTATAGGCACTTATCTATTACCCCAGATAATAGAAGAATTCCAGCAGAAATATAAAGATATTAACCTACCCTTTATAATTGATAACACCAGTGTTATAGAACAGATGGTCTTAGATAACAAAATCGATTTAGGATTAGTAGAAGGACCTATCAGTTCTGATAATATTGTGGTTGAAAAGTTCTTTACAGACCAGCTTCAATTGGTATGTTCTACTAAACATGAATGGAGCCACTGGAAAAACCTCTCCCCGGAAAAAATCAATGAAGAAGACTTTATCATGCGGGAAGAGGGAAGCGGTACCAGAAAAGTTATTGAAAATATTTTGGCTAATTTTAATATATCTTGTCAAATCACTCATGTTTTTAATAATATTGAAGCAATTAAAAAAGCTGTAGCAGCCAACATTGGAGTCTCTATCTTACCTGAAATCTCAACCAAAGAAGAAAGAAAAAAAGGAAAAATAACTAAAGTAAATATCTCAGGAATTGAATTTAAAAGAAACTTCAGTATTATTTATCATAAAGATAAATACCGCTCAGAAATCTTCAACAAATTTATAGAACATCTATAA
- a CDS encoding hydantoinase/oxoprolinase N-terminal domain-containing protein produces MNIILGIDAGGTYTDSVLYDRGNQELIDKNKALTTYYNLTEGINNTITGLKEEWFDTVELVTLSTTLATNAIVEGRGGRVGLLLLGYDQQLMEQFTLDEEIPGKKREIIKGRFNTRGEKIESLDEEEIEKIIKKWQGSIDAVAISGYMSPRNPAHELKAKGILAEMTDLPVVCGHELTNKLNSIQRATTVALNASLIPMIKELNQKVKEVLQVNGIEAPVMMVKGDGSLVSSQAVIDKPIETVLSGPAASTIGAKHLGEVNEGVIVDIGGTTTDISVIKDGYPDLNSDGAVVGGWLSSIEAIKFKTIGLGGDSRIYFNQDGELKIGPKRVIPYSAAAVEHREVLTDLHRMSEEKVSGARREFLTLNRAGVDIEFNKQEEQIINVLETGPKSIAQIVESIGLVSHRILDLERLERLGVIKRIGLTPTDVLHVLGEYTIWEEEAAELGLELLMKRMKSDKLTLAEKLKERVINKEAKEIIAYLISQDYEDYNQNRCGLCERLIESCLTEETKNFLLDFKSQLPIVALGAPAEAYMSNLDDYLETDIIVPENYEVANAVGTAVGRILIKQEVEIKVRGNDYIVHAPGRKKEFIDLEEAVEWAKQKGKKAAVKEAKTAGAKSIEVEIEVERRKADISAQGSKMLLGIGVKIIVTGLPF; encoded by the coding sequence ATGAATATTATTTTGGGCATAGATGCTGGAGGTACTTATACGGATTCTGTTCTCTATGATAGAGGAAATCAAGAATTAATTGATAAGAATAAGGCACTTACTACTTATTATAATTTAACTGAAGGAATTAATAATACTATTACTGGATTAAAAGAAGAATGGTTTGATACAGTAGAGTTAGTAACTTTATCTACAACTCTGGCTACTAATGCTATTGTAGAGGGGAGGGGTGGAAGAGTAGGACTACTTCTGTTGGGATATGACCAGCAGCTTATGGAGCAGTTTACATTGGATGAAGAGATTCCTGGTAAAAAAAGAGAGATTATTAAGGGCAGATTTAACACTAGAGGAGAAAAAATTGAAAGTTTAGATGAAGAGGAAATAGAAAAGATAATCAAAAAGTGGCAGGGAAGTATAGATGCAGTGGCCATTTCTGGATATATGAGTCCCCGCAATCCAGCCCATGAATTAAAGGCTAAAGGGATACTGGCTGAAATGACAGACCTGCCAGTAGTCTGCGGCCATGAATTAACTAATAAATTAAATTCTATTCAACGGGCAACTACAGTAGCCTTAAATGCCAGCTTGATTCCTATGATCAAAGAATTGAATCAAAAAGTAAAAGAGGTTCTGCAGGTTAATGGAATTGAAGCACCAGTGATGATGGTGAAAGGAGACGGTTCATTAGTAAGCAGCCAGGCAGTTATAGATAAGCCTATAGAGACTGTATTATCGGGACCAGCAGCCAGTACAATTGGTGCTAAGCATCTGGGGGAGGTAAATGAAGGAGTAATTGTAGATATTGGTGGTACTACTACTGATATTTCTGTAATTAAGGATGGTTATCCTGATTTAAATTCCGATGGAGCAGTAGTAGGCGGCTGGTTAAGTAGTATAGAAGCAATTAAATTTAAAACTATCGGCTTAGGTGGAGACAGCAGAATCTATTTTAATCAGGATGGAGAATTAAAGATTGGTCCTAAAAGGGTAATTCCTTATTCGGCAGCTGCTGTAGAGCATAGGGAAGTTTTAACTGATTTACATAGAATGAGCGAAGAAAAAGTAAGCGGAGCAAGAAGAGAATTTTTGACTTTAAATAGAGCTGGGGTAGATATCGAATTCAATAAGCAGGAAGAGCAGATAATAAATGTATTAGAAACTGGTCCTAAATCAATAGCTCAGATAGTAGAAAGCATTGGTCTGGTTAGCCATAGAATTTTAGATTTAGAGCGGCTAGAAAGACTTGGAGTGATTAAAAGAATTGGTCTGACTCCAACGGATGTCTTACATGTGTTAGGGGAGTATACTATCTGGGAGGAGGAAGCAGCAGAATTAGGACTTGAATTACTGATGAAGAGAATGAAAAGTGATAAGTTGACTTTAGCAGAGAAGTTAAAAGAAAGAGTAATCAATAAAGAAGCTAAAGAGATTATTGCTTATTTGATCAGCCAGGATTATGAAGATTATAATCAGAACAGATGTGGATTATGTGAAAGATTAATAGAGTCCTGTTTAACTGAAGAAACCAAGAATTTTTTATTGGATTTTAAGTCCCAGTTACCAATTGTAGCCTTGGGAGCTCCAGCCGAAGCTTATATGTCTAATTTGGATGATTATTTGGAGACAGATATTATAGTGCCTGAAAATTATGAAGTAGCCAATGCTGTTGGTACTGCTGTAGGTAGAATCCTGATTAAACAAGAAGTGGAGATTAAGGTGAGAGGAAATGATTATATTGTTCATGCGCCAGGCAGAAAGAAAGAATTTATTGATTTAGAGGAAGCAGTTGAGTGGGCTAAACAGAAAGGAAAGAAAGCAGCTGTTAAAGAAGCTAAGACTGCTGGAGCTAAAAGTATTGAAGTAGAAATAGAGGTAGAAAGAAGAAAAGCAGATATTAGTGCTCAAGGATCTAAAATGTTATTAGGTATTGGAGTAAAGATTATTGTTACCGGATTACCATTTTAG